A window of the Trichoderma asperellum chromosome 6, complete sequence genome harbors these coding sequences:
- a CDS encoding uncharacterized protein (EggNog:ENOG41): MATSNTIPDTQLGLSAEEVQLLRQGQAALGGGGGSASSRAASRASSQGLLMLDSSSLSALGRYFDRLMAGIEQNIRYLSEQAQMFTQVQYDRAGNIIDGADAEIARYADILRQLDELEVDFDRIAHIKEIVKGYRSRVEALEKDLESSGGGSSNRHKHSSHHHKHSHKHSSSRHK, from the coding sequence ATGGCCACTTCCAATACAATACCAGATACGCAGCTAGGGCTCAGTGCCGAAGAGGTCCAGCTGCTTCGGCAAGGTCAGGCCGCCTtgggaggcggcggaggttCAGCAAGCTCTCGGGCCGCCAGCAGGGCCAGCAGTCAAGGCCTCTTAATGCTAGACTCCTCATCACTGTCAGCTCTAGGGCGATACTTTGATCGATTAATGGCCGGTATCGAGCAGAACATCCGCTATCTCAGCGAGCAAGCCCAAATGTTTACACAAGTTCAATACGACCGAGCTGGTAACATCATTGATGGCGCCGATGCCGAAATCGCACGATACGCCGACATCTTACGGCAGCTCGATGAGCTCGAGGTTGATTTCGATAGGATAGCCCATATTAAAGAAATCGTCAAGGGATACAGATCAAGAGTTGAAGCACTCGAGAAAGACTTGGAGAGTAGCGGTGGCGGTTCGTCAAATCGGCACAAGCATTCGTCACATCACCACAAGCACTCTCACAAGCACAGCTCATCCCGCCACAAGTGA
- a CDS encoding uncharacterized protein (BUSCO:EOG092D1W7D), with protein sequence MSYEDKYETLEKIGHGSFGIIRKVRRKADGFIMCRKEISYLRMSQKEREQLHAEFQILSHLRHPHIVAYYHREHLKASQDLHLYMEYCGNGDLGRVIKDLQLKGQRAQESFVWRVFSQLVLALYRCHYGIDPPEVGGNVLDPTGNGAPKPPAGAVTILHRDLKPENVFLGEDNSVKLGDFGLSKMIKSQDFASTYVGTPFYMSPEICAAEKYTLKSDIWSLGCIIYELCAREPPFNAKTHFQLIQKIKDGRINPLPDMYSAELNHVIKDCLKVNPDRRPDTAQLLNNPIVKLMRKEKEVVDLNRALKAREEVLREKEAALNSRLVNMDKEKHIMREELDASIRREWEVKARLEIDRQINAEVERLKKQFDEEVKSRVERELAKSRKRAPSPPTEDVQIIDSPAARSDQPQTSSADGSGDEFPSTTDITELSYSAESPDISKEVKRTARTPYGRAQTYAGTHGTPMDIEMESPPVAIASLSLSPRRRGKALTHQGNIFAANSASKAENWDLKDAFTDSDDEDVTPSSPTRHRSTNSSSINNPFTNKDRPVLSSQKASNFATRLRTSGAKSGGFVSKAAVTSAPNQRSRSPVSRLTKIPSVANLTGQKNVSEANTPSPTSSSSSTSRRLSSKKDGSAHSKVAAAKNNVKGRTLVELQQARAGGRPLSVPGIPLGENVNPKRVAASTKPQRDRVVSTGHEPVAVWDPDRDDMPSPFLVRSRRIAQV encoded by the exons ATGTCATACGAGGACAAATACGAGACGTTGGAGAAGATTG GCCATGGCTCCTTTGGCATCATCCGCAAAGTCCGTCGCAAGGCCGATGGCTTCATCATGTGCCGCAAAGAAATCTCCTACCTCCGCATGTCGCAGAAAGAGCGCGAGCAGCTCCACGCCGAGTTCCAGATCCTGTCGCACCTCCGCCACCCGCACATCGTCGCCTACTACCACCGCGAGCACCTCAAGGCGAGCCAGGATCTGCATCTATACATGGAATACTGTGGCAATGGAGATCTTGGTCGCGTGATCAAGGATCTGCAGTTGAAGGGCCAGAGGGCCCAAGAGAGCTTCGTATGGAGAGTCTTTAGCCAGCTGGTTCTGGCGCTGTATCGCTGTCATTATGGGATAGATCCTCCAGAAGTCGGCGGCAATGTGCTGGATCCGACTGGAAATGGTGCCCCAAAGCCGCCGGCAGGAGCCGTGACTATCCTACACCGAGATTTGAAGCCTGAAAATG TTTTTCTCGGTGAAGACAATTCCGTCAAGCTAGGTGACTTTGGCCTGTCAAAGATGATCAAATCGCAGGACTTCGCTTCCACTTACGTCGGTACCCCATTCTACATGTCTCCCGAGATCTGCGCAGCCGAAAAATATACCCTCAAGTCAGACATTTGGTCACTGGGCTGCATCATCTACGAACTCTGCGCTCGCGAGCCCCCGTTCAACGCAAAGACACATTTTCAACTCATTCAGAAGATCAAAGATGGCAGAATCAATCCTCTGCCGGACATGTACTCTGCCGAACTCAACCATGTCATCAAAGATTGCCTCAAAGTCAACCCCGATAGGAGACCGGACACCGCACAGCTGCTTAACAACCCAATTGTGAAGCTTatgaggaaagaaaaagaggtggTTGACCTGAACAGAGCGCTTAAGGCGCGCGAGGAGGTTCTACGCGAGAAAGAGGCGGCCCTGAATTCGCGGCTGGTCAACATGGATAAAGAGAAGCACATAATGCGTGAGGAGCTGGACGCCTCTATACGAAGAGAGTGGGAGGTCAAAGCCAGACTGGAAATCGATCGACAGATAAACGCCGAAGTAgagaggctgaagaagcagtTTGACGAAGAGGTCAAGAGCCGCGTGGAGAGAGAGCTAGCAAAAAGCCGGAAGAGAGCACCGTCACCACCAACAGAAGATGTGCAAATCATTGACTCTCCCGCCGCAAGATCTGATCAACCGCAAACATCGTCTGCTGACGGGAGTGGCGACGAGTTCCCTTCCACCACCGATATCACAGAGCTTTCTTACTCTGCCGAAAGTCCAGACATCAGCAAGGAAGTCAAGCGGACGGCGCGTACACCCTATGGCAGGGCCCAGACATATGCTGGCACCCATGGCACCCCCATGGATATTGAGATGGAATCGCCGCCCGTGGCCATTGCCTCGCTATCGCTGTCTCCGCGCCGCCGCGGCAAGGCCCTGACGCACCAAGGTAACATCTTTGCTGCGAATTCGGCTTCCAAGGCCGAAAATTGGGATTTGAAGGATGCCTTTACAGACTCGGACGACGAGGATGTTACTCCTTCTTCGCCGACGCGACATAGATCGACTAACAGTTCATCAATCAACAATCCCTTTACGAACAAAGATCGGCCGGTTCTCTCTTCGCAGAAGGCTTCTAACTTTGCTACTCGTCTGAGAACTAGCGGAGCCAAGTCGGGTGGCTTCGTCTCAAAGGCTGCTGTCACCTCTGCTCCAAACCAGCGATCGCGCTCTCCAGTTAGCCGGTTGACTAAGATTCCCTCCGTCGCTAACCTCACGGGGCAGAAGAATGTTAGTGAAGCCAACACGCCGTCGCCcacatcctcgtcatccagcACGTCTCGCAGGCTGTCATCTAAGAAGGACGGCTCTGCGCATAGCAAGGTGGCAGCCGCTAAGAACAACGTTAAGGGCCGGACACTGGtcgagctgcagcaggcaCGCGCTGGAGGCCGCCCCCTGAGCGTCCCGGGCATACCGCTGGGCGAGAACGTGAACCCTAAGAGGGTCGCGGCCTCGACGAAGCCGCAGCGAGACCGTGTAGTCAGCACCGGACACGAGCCGGTGGCCGTGTGGGACCCGGACCGAGACGACATGCCGAGTCCCTTCCTGGTTCGGAGCCGACGCATCGCGCAAGTTTAG